CAGCCCGGCGACGACGTCAGCCACGCTCGTCACCTCCGGAGCGTCGGCACACCGTCCGACGGGGTCCGTCGGCGCTCGTTCGTATCATCTGACTGGGTCAAGTATCGCCTGCCACGAGAAACTACCCCTCGTCGGCGCCGGTTCCCTGACAGTATCGCGCCGGGAGGTTAGACAGGACGACGCCGGGCAGAACCGGTCCGTACGCCTCGACGAGTCGCTCGGCCAGCGTCGGGAGGACGCGCCGGACGGCGGTGTAGACGACGGCGACGGCCAGCCCAGCGAGGACGGCCAGGCGGAAGGGGCCATCGACGGTCACCAGCAGCGGGGCGGCGAGCACGCCGGAGAGGAGGAAATCGGCGGGTGACCCGTCGTAGCCGACGTATCGACGGGGGGCGATCCACTCCCCGTGGTAGTGGCTGTAGACGGCCCGGTCCGACGTTCCCTCCCAGGGGCGTAACTCCAGGCCGCCGCCGAACACGTCGGTGACGCTGTGGAGGGCCGCGCCGAGCAGGAAGACGGCGAGGCCGACGGTGAGGGCTGTGGGGACGACCAGCGCGACCACGAGCGCCCCGGCCGCGAGCCCGGAGAAGTAGACCGGGTAGTGCAGCGTCTTCCGGTGGCCGACGTACATGTCGAGATCCGGGAGGACGCCACCCGCCAAGCCCGCAGCGAGGGCGACGGGCGCGAACTCGGGAGCCGCGACCGCGACCGGGAGGGCCAGCACCATCCCCGCGAGGGCGTGGGTCGGGAGCATCATCGTGTCGGCTAGAATGGGACAGAATACTAAGAGCCTGTCGGTGAATCGTGTGTAGGATTCACACGATAGGTCGTCTCAGCCCGCGAGTTCGGCCGTCTCGAACAGCGGGTCGAAGCTCTCGGGGAGGGACTCGCGGGCGCGTCGGAGTTCCTCGGCCCCGCCGTGGGCGGCGACGGTGGCCACGAGCGACCGGGCGTGGATGACGGCGTCCTCGGGGCTGAACCCGATGCCCTCGCGATCGGCGACCTGTACGACGAACTCGTCGGCGGTCCGTTCCTCGTGGGTGTCGCGGCGTTCGGTGATCGCGTCGCCCAGCGCCCCCGGGAGGACGACCCCGAGCGCGTCCGCCTCGGCCGTCGGGAGCGACTCCCCGAGCGTGAGCAGCGTCTCGATGGCCGCCCGCTCGGCGTTGGCCATGTTGTCCATCCCGGCCCTGGTGGCGAAGTCGTCCATGATCGCGTCGTAGTCGGTTCGCATCGAACGGAGATGGATCGCTTCCCCGACGGCTTGAACATTCGGGCCAGTTCGACCGTCGATCCGTCGAGGCCAGCGCGGTTCACCCGGATTAAATACACGACGGACGAACGGGC
This Halorientalis sp. IM1011 DNA region includes the following protein-coding sequences:
- a CDS encoding DUF2267 domain-containing protein, which codes for MRTDYDAIMDDFATRAGMDNMANAERAAIETLLTLGESLPTAEADALGVVLPGALGDAITERRDTHEERTADEFVVQVADREGIGFSPEDAVIHARSLVATVAAHGGAEELRRARESLPESFDPLFETAELAG
- a CDS encoding metal-dependent hydrolase, with amino-acid sequence MMLPTHALAGMVLALPVAVAAPEFAPVALAAGLAGGVLPDLDMYVGHRKTLHYPVYFSGLAAGALVVALVVPTALTVGLAVFLLGAALHSVTDVFGGGLELRPWEGTSDRAVYSHYHGEWIAPRRYVGYDGSPADFLLSGVLAAPLLVTVDGPFRLAVLAGLAVAVVYTAVRRVLPTLAERLVEAYGPVLPGVVLSNLPARYCQGTGADEG